A genomic window from Halomonas sp. LR3S48 includes:
- a CDS encoding MFS transporter yields MRMEFACICLSLSIAFLVQTMLLVAVPLSAIELGATPLALGLLVSAPYVLPLFLALSFGSLVARWGSTRPLQLGAAGMVLGAWLLATLPGFTGLVAGQLVIGLAQLMMIISAQTAVTYFGRGAKLERYFGWYTTFLSVGQMLGPLLAGWMIDHRGGPAGAIHAAFLLSLVSLVAIFIANKRKGHGGAREKVGLRVGLARQLALVKDTHGVQLSMIASIAAMLALGAHSSYLPVYLESLALSGTTIGLIVSLRAFSSMAIRPFTSMIVRLLRGRYATMALTMAFMVSGLLLTGFAGNFYLLCFFSILVGVGVGLSQPLSMVVIAEEVLEEQRAQALAIRLMANRAMQFLAPLLLGLATQLGGFTVAYFICGVLLFLHLALFKWLRRRHDRDLVRQFSE; encoded by the coding sequence ATGCGGATGGAGTTTGCGTGTATTTGCCTGAGCTTGAGCATCGCCTTCCTCGTGCAAACGATGCTGCTGGTGGCCGTGCCGCTATCGGCCATCGAGCTTGGCGCAACGCCGTTGGCCCTGGGGCTTCTGGTCAGTGCACCCTACGTTTTGCCGCTGTTTCTGGCGCTATCGTTTGGCTCGCTTGTCGCGCGCTGGGGGAGCACTCGCCCCCTGCAACTGGGTGCGGCGGGGATGGTGCTGGGCGCATGGCTGCTGGCCACACTGCCTGGCTTCACAGGGCTGGTCGCAGGGCAGCTGGTGATTGGCCTGGCGCAGCTGATGATGATCATCTCGGCGCAGACGGCCGTGACCTATTTCGGCAGGGGTGCCAAGCTGGAGCGCTATTTCGGCTGGTACACGACGTTTCTCTCCGTCGGCCAAATGCTCGGGCCCTTGCTGGCAGGATGGATGATCGACCATCGAGGCGGTCCTGCGGGCGCTATCCACGCTGCTTTTCTTTTGTCCCTGGTGTCACTGGTGGCGATCTTCATCGCCAACAAGAGAAAGGGGCATGGCGGTGCGAGGGAGAAAGTCGGGCTGCGAGTGGGACTGGCGAGGCAGCTGGCGCTCGTGAAGGATACGCATGGCGTTCAGCTATCCATGATTGCTTCGATCGCGGCGATGCTGGCGTTGGGTGCACACTCCAGCTATCTCCCCGTATACCTGGAAAGCCTGGCGCTCTCCGGTACCACGATCGGTCTCATCGTAAGCCTGCGCGCTTTCTCCTCGATGGCCATCAGGCCATTCACGAGCATGATCGTCCGCCTCCTCCGCGGACGTTACGCGACCATGGCATTGACCATGGCATTCATGGTCTCAGGCTTGTTGCTGACCGGCTTTGCGGGCAACTTCTACCTGCTGTGCTTCTTCTCGATCCTGGTAGGGGTCGGGGTTGGGCTGTCCCAGCCGCTTTCGATGGTGGTGATTGCCGAGGAGGTGCTCGAAGAGCAGAGAGCGCAAGCCTTGGCGATACGGCTCATGGCCAACCGTGCGATGCAGTTCCTCGCGCCTTTGCTTCTAGGGCTTGCCACGCAGCTTGGTGGCTTTACGGTGGCCTATTTTATCTGCGGCGTGTTGCTGTTCTTGCACCTGGCGCTGTTCAAATGGCTGCGGCGTCGCCATGACAGAGACCTTGTGCGGCAGTTTTCCGAATGA
- a CDS encoding tripartite tricarboxylate transporter permease yields MIDNLLIGLDAFTNPMVPLGLVAGALIGYLIGAIPGLGPSLGIALMIPFTYGMDPIVSIVMLVSLFAAAEYGGAISGILLNSPGTAAAVATAWDGYPLTKQGKTGIALNISIISSGVGIFASAVLLFLTAVPLSEYALNFGPTAYFALALLGLSLVSSLSSGSLLKGALAMGIGLALATIGLDTQTGVPRFSYHPDFFEGLPLVPALLGLFALSEVLYMIEAGASHKTKNQPMSGILAVPFKTFYKMKTLFLRSSLIGYFVGVIPGAGASVGSFVSYAVAKRFSKKPELFGKGSYEGIAASETANNASVSGSLAPMLALGIPGSATTAIMIGALMIHGIQPGPLLFTTNPQIPYTVFVSLWISVPIMVFIGLAGARFWAKVADIPRPAIAAIVASISLIGAYASESSMFPVYVTLAFGVIGYVLRKANIPLAPVILALVLGDMLETNLRRALSISNGDVTTFVTNPLSATLLAIALLSFLLPALGLFRNKIKGFRRQRPIAR; encoded by the coding sequence ATGATTGACAATCTTCTGATAGGCCTGGATGCCTTTACCAATCCGATGGTTCCCCTCGGCCTCGTCGCAGGCGCTCTCATCGGTTACCTGATCGGCGCTATCCCCGGCTTGGGCCCCAGCTTGGGAATTGCATTGATGATTCCCTTTACCTACGGCATGGACCCCATCGTTTCCATTGTCATGCTGGTTTCTCTGTTTGCCGCGGCCGAGTACGGTGGCGCCATATCCGGCATCCTGCTCAACTCCCCTGGCACGGCGGCTGCGGTTGCCACGGCCTGGGATGGCTACCCGTTGACCAAGCAAGGCAAGACGGGCATTGCGCTGAATATCTCCATCATCTCTTCGGGCGTGGGTATCTTTGCGAGCGCAGTGCTCCTGTTCCTTACCGCTGTGCCGCTTTCCGAGTATGCGCTCAACTTCGGCCCTACCGCTTACTTTGCTCTCGCCCTGCTTGGCCTTAGCCTGGTATCCAGCCTATCCTCCGGCTCGCTGCTGAAAGGAGCGCTGGCCATGGGCATCGGGCTGGCCCTGGCCACGATCGGCCTGGATACCCAGACGGGAGTGCCTCGCTTCAGCTACCACCCCGATTTCTTCGAGGGGTTGCCCCTGGTGCCTGCCCTGCTGGGGCTGTTCGCCCTCTCCGAAGTGCTGTACATGATCGAGGCGGGGGCCAGCCATAAAACCAAGAACCAGCCCATGAGCGGGATCCTGGCCGTACCATTCAAGACGTTCTACAAGATGAAGACGCTGTTTCTGAGGAGCTCGCTCATCGGCTACTTTGTCGGGGTGATACCCGGCGCGGGCGCTTCCGTCGGCTCCTTCGTCTCCTACGCCGTTGCCAAGCGTTTTTCCAAGAAGCCCGAGCTGTTTGGCAAAGGCAGCTACGAGGGCATTGCCGCCTCGGAGACAGCGAACAATGCCTCGGTATCCGGTTCGCTTGCCCCGATGCTGGCCCTGGGCATACCGGGCTCCGCCACCACCGCCATCATGATCGGTGCGCTCATGATTCATGGCATACAGCCCGGGCCCCTGCTGTTCACCACCAACCCGCAGATCCCCTATACGGTCTTTGTCTCGCTGTGGATCAGCGTACCGATCATGGTCTTCATCGGTCTGGCAGGCGCCAGGTTCTGGGCCAAAGTGGCCGATATTCCGCGTCCGGCGATAGCCGCCATCGTTGCCTCGATCAGCCTGATCGGCGCCTACGCTTCGGAAAGCTCGATGTTCCCTGTCTATGTGACGCTGGCATTCGGTGTCATCGGGTACGTGCTGCGCAAGGCCAATATTCCCTTGGCTCCCGTCATCCTGGCACTGGTGCTGGGCGATATGCTGGAGACGAACCTGCGCCGTGCCCTTTCCATTTCGAATGGCGATGTGACGACATTCGTGACGAATCCCCTGAGTGCCACGCTGCTGGCGATTGCGCTGCTGTCGTTCCTCTTGCCGGCGCTGGGGCTTTTCCGCAACAAGATCAAAGGATTTCGTCGTCAGCGGCCGATCGCCAGATAG
- a CDS encoding tripartite tricarboxylate transporter TctB family protein, with translation MSELSHDAETKEEVISEIRISKKGFEIFVYLVLFLLNAFYFKEALGLPGSARGVGAGGFPLLVSLLIGASLLALLVVSLVTARKDEVEPFVAINRPVQVALTIAVLLAMVLSLPWTGPLVGIALLALLLMWLGGERRYLLLLGLPPLLSVGIYVLFVLVLGVYFE, from the coding sequence ATGAGTGAATTATCACATGATGCAGAAACCAAGGAAGAGGTCATTTCGGAAATCAGGATAAGTAAAAAGGGCTTCGAGATTTTCGTTTACCTCGTTCTTTTCCTGCTCAATGCCTTTTACTTCAAGGAGGCCTTGGGCCTGCCGGGATCGGCTCGTGGCGTGGGGGCCGGTGGCTTTCCCCTCCTCGTCTCGCTGCTTATCGGAGCATCGCTGCTGGCGCTTCTCGTCGTTTCATTGGTTACAGCGCGAAAGGATGAAGTGGAGCCCTTCGTTGCTATTAATCGACCGGTACAAGTCGCGCTGACGATCGCCGTCTTGCTCGCCATGGTCCTGTCTCTCCCGTGGACCGGGCCCCTTGTCGGTATCGCACTGCTTGCACTGTTGTTGATGTGGCTGGGGGGAGAAAGACGCTATCTGCTGTTGCTTGGCCTGCCTCCGCTGTTATCCGTCGGCATTTACGTCCTCTTCGTGCTGGTGCTTGGCGTCTACTTCGAGTGA
- a CDS encoding 3-hydroxyacyl-CoA dehydrogenase NAD-binding domain-containing protein yields MAEPRNSGQVHLRQEGAVAVITLDNPPVNSSTDAVRRGILAALDRIDVQRTTAVVLTGTGQHLMAGADLHELENEPTEPTLPQVTAALASFPLPLIAVVKGHTLGGGLELALACDVRLATPTAMLGLPEVNVGVIPGAGGTQRLPRAVGLPKALEMIVGGKPITAVEANRIGLVDELLTATEDAAQNAEILAYASRYRGGKRPLAERDVVPIEEATLQAQAQKLLARSRGLPAAAVAAEVVMSAGKSSFAEAVAKERAHFLALRGSEPARALRYLFFAEREQPFTPTQAVAPRTLERVSVIGAGTMGSGIALCVLQAGYTVDLLELNAAALETGVKRIAQELEADIGRGHMTTERRDELLARLRPAQQIQAVVGTDLVIEAIVEDLDVKRALFADLAGLVGEETLLATNTSYLDIDRIAEGIANPARVLGLHFFSPAHRMALLEVVRCKATSEQTLSTAIKFSRRLKKKAIVVANSWGFVGNRLYAAYRRQCEFMLEEGASPERIDVALEAYGFAMGPFKVADMSGLDIAWKMRQQTMATRHLRRYVGIPDMICEAGRLGRKTGKGYYRYGEDKRPVTDPEVAAIVDRYRREQGIEARAFDDEEIQQRALLALINEALLLLDEGVCQRPEDIDIALVHGYGFPRWRGGPLFIARQWGRERLASELVWLAEVSGRGHE; encoded by the coding sequence ATGGCTGAACCGCGCAACAGCGGGCAGGTCCACCTCCGGCAGGAGGGGGCGGTGGCGGTCATCACCCTCGACAACCCGCCGGTCAACAGCAGCACCGATGCGGTACGCAGGGGCATCCTGGCCGCGCTGGACCGGATCGACGTGCAGCGCACCACCGCTGTGGTATTGACGGGAACGGGCCAGCACCTGATGGCCGGCGCCGACCTGCACGAGCTGGAAAACGAGCCGACCGAGCCGACGCTGCCGCAAGTCACGGCAGCGCTGGCCTCCTTTCCGCTGCCGCTGATCGCCGTCGTAAAGGGCCATACCCTGGGCGGCGGGCTGGAACTGGCGCTGGCCTGCGACGTGCGACTGGCCACGCCCACCGCCATGCTGGGGCTGCCCGAGGTCAACGTCGGCGTCATTCCCGGCGCCGGCGGGACCCAGCGCCTGCCACGCGCCGTGGGGCTGCCCAAGGCGCTGGAGATGATCGTCGGCGGCAAGCCCATCACTGCCGTCGAGGCCAACCGGATCGGGCTAGTGGACGAGCTGCTGACGGCCACGGAAGACGCGGCGCAGAATGCCGAAATCCTGGCCTACGCAAGCCGCTACCGGGGCGGCAAGCGGCCCCTGGCCGAGCGTGACGTCGTCCCCATCGAGGAAGCGACGCTGCAGGCGCAGGCGCAAAAGCTCCTGGCACGCTCCCGCGGTTTGCCGGCGGCAGCCGTGGCGGCCGAGGTGGTGATGAGCGCCGGCAAGTCGAGCTTTGCCGAGGCGGTAGCCAAGGAGCGGGCGCACTTCCTCGCCCTGCGTGGCAGCGAACCGGCACGGGCGCTGCGCTACCTCTTCTTCGCCGAGCGCGAGCAGCCCTTCACGCCGACCCAGGCCGTGGCGCCTCGCACGCTGGAGCGGGTCTCGGTGATCGGTGCCGGCACGATGGGCAGCGGAATCGCCCTCTGCGTGCTGCAGGCCGGTTATACGGTTGATCTGCTGGAGCTGAATGCCGCGGCCCTCGAGACGGGGGTGAAGCGGATCGCACAGGAGCTGGAAGCCGATATCGGGCGCGGGCACATGACGACCGAGCGGCGCGATGAGCTGCTGGCGAGACTGCGCCCCGCCCAGCAGATCCAGGCGGTGGTCGGCACGGATCTGGTGATCGAAGCCATCGTCGAGGATCTCGACGTCAAGCGGGCGCTGTTTGCCGACCTTGCCGGCCTGGTCGGTGAGGAGACGCTGCTGGCCACCAATACCTCCTATCTCGATATCGACCGGATCGCGGAGGGTATCGCCAATCCGGCGCGCGTGCTTGGGCTGCACTTCTTCAGCCCCGCGCATCGTATGGCGCTGCTCGAGGTGGTGCGCTGCAAGGCGACCAGCGAGCAGACGCTCAGCACCGCGATCAAGTTCTCTCGGCGCCTGAAGAAGAAGGCGATCGTGGTCGCCAACAGCTGGGGGTTCGTCGGCAACCGGCTGTACGCGGCCTATCGCCGCCAGTGTGAATTCATGCTGGAAGAGGGCGCCAGCCCCGAGCGGATCGATGTTGCCCTGGAGGCGTATGGCTTTGCCATGGGGCCGTTCAAGGTGGCCGACATGTCCGGGCTGGATATCGCCTGGAAGATGCGTCAGCAGACCATGGCCACCCGGCATCTGCGTCGCTATGTCGGGATACCCGACATGATCTGTGAAGCCGGCCGCCTGGGGCGCAAGACCGGCAAGGGCTACTACCGCTACGGCGAAGACAAGCGCCCCGTCACCGACCCGGAAGTCGCGGCGATCGTCGATCGGTACCGCCGGGAGCAGGGCATCGAGGCGAGGGCGTTCGATGACGAGGAGATCCAGCAGCGAGCGCTGCTCGCCCTGATCAACGAGGCACTGCTGTTGCTCGATGAAGGGGTCTGTCAGCGGCCGGAGGACATCGATATCGCGCTCGTACACGGATACGGCTTCCCGCGCTGGCGGGGCGGCCCCCTTTTCATTGCGCGCCAGTGGGGCCGTGAGCGGCTTGCATCGGAGCTTGTCTGGCTCGCCGAGGTCAGCGGCAGGGGCCATGAGTAA
- a CDS encoding acetate--CoA ligase family protein, translating to MNQIDALLNPKSIAVIGASADPKKTSGLPVSYLIKHGFEGPIYPVNPKADEIQGLTCYPNVEALPEAPDVGLVLLNARRSIDAVRSLSQLGCKAAVVLASGYAEAGEEGQDLQVQLKEAAGSMRILGPNTIGLVNLTAGIPLSASGALEVSELPAGSVAVVSQSGGILGALLSRAAGRGIGLSSLISTSNEVDLEVSDFVEYLIDDPSTKVIALYLESIRHPARFREVALRAREAGKPLVVFKIGRSEAGASAASSHTGALAGEDRVYDAFFRELGVIRVNTFDEFLDVPAVLVAGRKLAGRRVAVLTSTGGAGTLIADSLGMNGFETPPPDPATAEKLRALQGDTPTALDRNPIDVTLAGLQPDLLRQAIRILLESDSYDALIVIIGSSGLAMPDLVVGAISDSLGASDKPVLAYVSPYAPNTLQRLNRAAIPGFSSPESCSAVLEALYLTGQPLSAGISRPSAQLPDLSGLPQGAIDESAAKQLFAEAGIVVPPNRVVHTREEAERAAGEVGAPVVLKVLDANLLHKSDIGGVALHLNAETIGDRLEQMALQVESHVERRPDTYLVEAMVAGGHELILGANRDALGTAILLGAGGVTAELFKDTAIRLLPVQGGLTLEQAREMMQQLTTWPLLDGYRGAPRRDTEALAQAIVNFSALMAALGDRLVTSEINPLFVMPEGEGVVAADAVLVLEEGHGEERSHG from the coding sequence GTGAACCAGATCGATGCTCTCCTGAACCCGAAAAGTATTGCGGTGATTGGTGCTTCCGCCGACCCGAAGAAGACCTCGGGGTTGCCCGTTTCCTACCTGATCAAGCACGGCTTCGAGGGACCGATCTATCCGGTCAATCCCAAGGCAGACGAGATCCAAGGCCTCACCTGCTACCCGAATGTGGAGGCGCTGCCGGAGGCCCCGGATGTCGGCCTGGTGCTGCTGAATGCCAGGCGCAGCATCGATGCGGTTCGCTCCCTGTCGCAACTGGGCTGCAAGGCCGCGGTGGTGCTCGCCAGCGGCTATGCGGAGGCGGGGGAAGAGGGCCAGGATCTTCAGGTGCAACTGAAGGAGGCCGCCGGCTCCATGCGCATCCTGGGGCCGAACACCATCGGTCTGGTCAACCTGACAGCCGGCATCCCCCTTTCCGCCAGCGGGGCACTGGAGGTCAGCGAGCTGCCTGCCGGTAGCGTGGCGGTCGTCTCGCAGAGCGGCGGCATCCTTGGGGCGCTACTCTCGCGCGCGGCTGGCCGCGGCATCGGCCTCTCCTCGCTCATCTCCACCAGCAACGAGGTGGATCTGGAAGTGAGCGACTTCGTCGAGTATCTGATCGACGATCCCAGCACCAAGGTGATTGCGCTCTACCTGGAGAGCATTCGTCACCCGGCACGCTTCCGTGAAGTGGCGCTGCGGGCCCGCGAAGCAGGCAAGCCGCTGGTAGTGTTCAAGATCGGCCGCTCCGAGGCGGGCGCCAGCGCCGCCAGCTCGCACACCGGCGCACTCGCGGGGGAGGATAGGGTCTACGACGCCTTCTTCCGCGAGCTGGGCGTCATCCGCGTCAATACCTTCGACGAGTTCCTCGACGTGCCCGCCGTGCTGGTGGCGGGGCGCAAGCTGGCGGGGCGCCGCGTCGCCGTGCTGACCTCCACCGGCGGAGCCGGTACGCTGATCGCCGACAGCCTGGGGATGAATGGCTTCGAGACGCCGCCGCCGGACCCGGCCACCGCGGAAAAGCTGCGTGCCCTGCAGGGCGACACGCCAACGGCGCTCGACCGCAACCCCATCGACGTGACCCTGGCGGGGTTGCAGCCCGATCTGCTGCGGCAAGCGATTCGCATCCTGCTCGAAAGCGACAGCTATGATGCCTTGATCGTGATCATCGGCTCCTCTGGCCTGGCCATGCCGGACCTCGTGGTCGGCGCGATCAGCGACAGCCTCGGTGCCAGCGACAAGCCGGTGCTGGCTTATGTCAGCCCCTATGCGCCGAATACGCTGCAACGCCTGAACCGGGCGGCGATTCCCGGCTTCAGCTCGCCGGAAAGCTGCAGCGCGGTACTGGAAGCCCTGTATCTCACCGGTCAACCACTGAGCGCTGGCATCAGCCGGCCGAGCGCTCAACTGCCCGACCTGAGCGGCCTGCCCCAGGGCGCGATCGACGAGTCCGCGGCCAAGCAGTTGTTTGCCGAGGCGGGCATTGTCGTGCCGCCGAACCGCGTCGTGCACACCCGCGAGGAGGCCGAACGCGCCGCCGGCGAAGTGGGCGCGCCAGTGGTGCTGAAGGTGCTGGATGCCAACCTGCTGCACAAGAGCGACATCGGTGGTGTGGCGCTGCATCTCAACGCCGAGACCATCGGCGATCGCCTGGAGCAGATGGCGCTCCAAGTGGAGTCCCATGTAGAGCGACGTCCCGACACCTATCTGGTGGAGGCGATGGTGGCCGGCGGTCATGAGCTGATCCTGGGTGCCAATCGCGATGCCCTGGGCACGGCCATTCTGCTGGGGGCCGGCGGGGTCACGGCCGAGCTGTTCAAGGACACCGCCATCCGGCTCCTGCCGGTGCAGGGCGGCCTCACGCTGGAGCAGGCCAGGGAGATGATGCAGCAACTGACCACCTGGCCCCTGCTCGACGGTTATCGCGGCGCACCGCGGCGCGATACCGAAGCGCTGGCGCAGGCGATCGTCAACTTCTCAGCCCTGATGGCGGCGCTGGGCGATCGCCTGGTGACCTCGGAGATCAACCCGCTGTTCGTCATGCCGGAAGGAGAGGGCGTTGTGGCGGCGGACGCGGTGCTCGTCCTCGAAGAGGGGCACGGGGAGGAACGCTCCCATGGCTGA
- a CDS encoding enoyl-CoA hydratase/isomerase family protein, translating to MIQNELVNCTVDNGIALLTLNRPDKRNAMSDAMRAELVAHLLSIRTDRAIRALVITGSGKGFCAGGDIAGMRTRMEADPATVGFNGWERQQGVHYAASLLLNLPIPTVAAVNGAAAGLGADLALSCDFVVASEYAHFTWAYIARGLVPDGGGMYFLPRRVGLARAKALIFSGRRVNAEEALQLGIADQLCSADELLSSARTMADEMSSGSRTAIALTKSVINKSYEMSEHQVFAEGSKAQGICYTSEEHRRSVQAFLDRMKEAQQ from the coding sequence ATGATCCAGAACGAGCTGGTCAACTGTACGGTCGATAACGGGATTGCCCTGCTGACGCTGAATCGTCCCGACAAGCGCAACGCCATGAGCGATGCCATGCGGGCCGAGCTGGTGGCGCATCTGCTGTCGATCCGCACCGATCGCGCCATTCGCGCCTTGGTCATCACCGGGAGCGGCAAGGGTTTTTGTGCCGGCGGTGACATCGCCGGCATGAGAACGCGGATGGAGGCCGACCCGGCAACGGTGGGATTCAACGGCTGGGAGCGACAGCAAGGCGTGCACTACGCCGCCAGTCTGCTGCTGAACCTGCCGATTCCCACCGTGGCGGCCGTGAATGGCGCGGCAGCTGGCCTGGGCGCGGATCTGGCGCTCTCCTGCGACTTCGTCGTGGCATCCGAGTATGCCCACTTCACCTGGGCCTACATCGCCCGTGGTCTGGTACCGGATGGCGGCGGCATGTACTTCCTGCCCCGTCGTGTCGGCCTGGCGCGTGCCAAGGCGCTGATCTTCAGCGGTCGCCGGGTGAACGCCGAGGAGGCTCTGCAGCTGGGCATCGCGGACCAGCTCTGCAGTGCCGACGAGCTGTTGAGCTCGGCTCGGACAATGGCGGACGAGATGAGCAGCGGCTCGCGTACGGCGATCGCCTTGACCAAGTCGGTCATCAACAAGAGCTACGAGATGTCCGAGCACCAGGTGTTCGCCGAGGGCAGCAAGGCGCAGGGCATCTGTTACACCTCCGAGGAGCATCGCCGCTCGGTGCAGGCCTTTCTCGACCGCATGAAGGAGGCCCAGCAGTGA
- a CDS encoding Bug family tripartite tricarboxylate transporter substrate binding protein has protein sequence MNNKFKKAVSKTLFGAAAVSLFSTAATGSLAVAADSDWPTGTVNFVMHTQAGGSADVFIRTLAETMEPMIGQQIVIINSPGGAGATQMSRVRSAKPDGLTLGINTLSHFTGMLTNLNGVFELDDFAWIASAQEDVHIIFSRSETGIESVGELIEKAGNGSEKISVGGFGPEGSTQNIAISMLENEADVEFEWIAYNGTPDIIAAVMGGHVDVGISNLSALKSFFDAGRIQGVGVIADERLEGLPDVPTFAEQGVDIDTGWVQVRGVFGPAGIPMETQQKIAETFHEAMRSEHYQEYSRNAGVTDSWMGPEEYTEFARRISEVAKGELEKSDD, from the coding sequence ATGAATAACAAGTTTAAAAAAGCCGTGTCGAAAACTCTCTTTGGCGCTGCTGCCGTGTCGCTTTTTTCCACCGCTGCCACGGGCAGCTTGGCAGTAGCCGCCGATAGCGACTGGCCGACAGGCACCGTCAATTTCGTCATGCATACCCAGGCGGGCGGTTCGGCCGATGTCTTCATCAGAACGCTGGCTGAAACGATGGAGCCCATGATCGGGCAGCAGATCGTCATCATCAACTCGCCAGGCGGTGCGGGTGCTACCCAGATGTCCCGCGTTCGCAGTGCGAAGCCCGACGGCCTGACACTGGGCATCAATACGCTTTCCCACTTCACCGGAATGCTGACCAACCTCAACGGCGTTTTCGAGCTGGATGACTTTGCCTGGATCGCCTCGGCCCAGGAGGACGTGCATATCATCTTCTCCAGAAGCGAGACGGGGATCGAGAGCGTTGGCGAGCTGATCGAAAAGGCAGGGAATGGGAGTGAGAAAATCAGCGTCGGGGGGTTCGGCCCGGAAGGCTCTACGCAGAATATCGCCATTTCCATGCTCGAGAACGAGGCCGACGTCGAATTCGAGTGGATCGCCTACAACGGCACGCCCGATATCATCGCCGCCGTCATGGGCGGCCATGTGGATGTGGGTATCTCCAACCTCAGTGCGCTAAAGAGCTTCTTCGATGCTGGTCGCATCCAGGGGGTCGGCGTCATTGCGGATGAAAGGCTGGAGGGACTGCCGGACGTTCCCACCTTCGCAGAGCAAGGGGTCGATATCGACACTGGCTGGGTGCAGGTGCGCGGTGTCTTTGGCCCAGCCGGCATCCCGATGGAAACCCAGCAGAAGATCGCCGAGACGTTCCATGAGGCCATGCGCTCCGAGCACTACCAGGAGTATTCACGTAACGCCGGTGTCACCGATTCATGGATGGGGCCGGAGGAGTATACGGAGTTTGCAAGAAGGATAAGTGAAGTCGCCAAGGGCGAGCTGGAAAAGTCTGACGATTAG
- a CDS encoding MmgE/PrpD family protein, with the protein MNHPIECLARVADEWQQRPLAPEVDWATRRALLDWFATTLPGTRHAPATLLSRAFAATRGTGKAVCYVDGRLGAPRYAALLNATASHTVEFDDIFKDGGYHPGSSTIAAALAVAQDIDASRERLHRAIVGGYEVGCRIALAIQPSHYTYWHTSATVGTIGAAVSTAMLLAASRERIAHAIALSSSFAGGHQQNLQGEGMAKPLHAGHAADAGLMAGMAAAHGVTASLDSLHAPNGFAAATSDSTGNWEAALAGIGDWTPITRMTIKNHGCCGHIFPALDGLKVLREGVDIPLDRIKGIHVEGYGATYSMCNRPDPGSAQEARFSIQYCIAAFLVSGNVRLQAFENPMLSDRRVRHLMKKVTVSERSDIAKEYPAKRMANIIVTTDDGKKYLHFQETRKGDPEDPMSDAELIEKYDELGSGVISKSDLERIKSNILWGNELPGNLLSST; encoded by the coding sequence ATGAACCACCCTATCGAATGCTTGGCACGGGTGGCGGACGAGTGGCAGCAGCGGCCATTGGCCCCCGAGGTCGACTGGGCGACGCGCAGGGCGCTGCTGGACTGGTTTGCCACCACGCTGCCGGGCACCCGCCATGCACCTGCCACGCTGCTCTCCCGCGCGTTCGCTGCCACCCGCGGCACCGGCAAGGCGGTGTGCTACGTCGATGGGCGGCTGGGTGCGCCCAGGTACGCCGCCTTGTTGAACGCCACGGCCAGCCATACCGTCGAGTTCGACGATATCTTCAAGGACGGCGGCTACCACCCCGGCAGTTCCACCATTGCAGCGGCGCTTGCCGTTGCCCAGGACATCGACGCGTCTCGCGAACGGCTGCACCGTGCCATCGTCGGCGGCTATGAGGTCGGCTGCCGCATTGCGCTGGCCATCCAGCCAAGCCACTACACCTACTGGCATACCTCGGCCACCGTGGGGACCATCGGCGCGGCCGTGTCCACGGCGATGCTGCTGGCAGCGAGTCGAGAGCGGATTGCCCACGCCATCGCGCTCTCGAGCAGCTTCGCCGGCGGACACCAGCAGAACTTGCAGGGCGAAGGCATGGCCAAACCGCTGCACGCAGGCCATGCGGCTGATGCCGGACTCATGGCCGGCATGGCGGCCGCTCATGGCGTGACGGCATCGCTCGATAGCCTGCACGCGCCCAACGGCTTCGCTGCGGCGACCAGTGACTCAACGGGGAACTGGGAGGCCGCTCTGGCAGGCATCGGCGACTGGACCCCAATCACACGCATGACGATCAAGAATCATGGCTGCTGTGGGCATATCTTCCCGGCACTCGATGGTTTGAAAGTGCTCCGGGAAGGAGTGGACATACCGCTCGATCGGATAAAGGGCATTCACGTCGAGGGATACGGCGCCACCTACTCGATGTGCAATCGGCCCGATCCGGGCTCGGCCCAGGAGGCCAGGTTCAGTATTCAGTATTGCATCGCTGCCTTCCTGGTTTCAGGGAACGTCAGGCTGCAGGCGTTCGAGAACCCCATGCTGAGCGATAGGCGAGTGCGTCACCTGATGAAAAAGGTGACGGTATCGGAAAGGTCGGACATCGCCAAAGAGTACCCCGCGAAGCGGATGGCCAACATCATCGTGACGACCGATGACGGTAAGAAGTACCTCCATTTCCAGGAGACCCGCAAGGGGGATCCGGAAGATCCCATGTCGGATGCCGAGCTGATCGAGAAGTACGATGAGCTGGGTTCAGGTGTTATATCAAAGTCTGATCTTGAACGAATCAAGAGCAACATCCTGTGGGGCAACGAGCTGCCCGGAAATCTTTTGTCATCTACGTAG